The following coding sequences lie in one Hyalangium ruber genomic window:
- a CDS encoding cytochrome P450 produces MPDSTMGTPGVGQRLPPRVPGLPLVGNLPRLLAQRFDFLEEARRQAGELFLLDLGLGKAVALCHPRHAQHVLVDRARNYTKGGPMWDSIRSFLGNGLPVSEGEFWKRQRRMIQPAFHHQRLVSLIGEMVEAIDACLEEAWEPAARTGEPFDAAKAFTRVTMNVLVRALFGSGLEPRETEQVAQAFTYVNAYMMKGLVTNSLPPWVPVPGRARYREAIRTIDEIVFQVLARGRRSADTGDSLISLLLHATDEETGKQMTDAQLRDEAVALFVAGYETTAASMAWAFHFLSVQPETAQRLHAEVDAVLGSRKPGFEDLRQLTYTRGVLQEALRMYPPSYWIPRTAEEDDELDGYRIPAGTQMAVLTYVLHHHPEIWESPQRFEPERFTPERSAGRHKHAWIPFGSGQRQCIGKEFSLMEGQLILARVAQRFQASAIAGRMPQVQLGGSLNTRNGVWVRLKQRQARVSVPLD; encoded by the coding sequence ATGCCCGACTCCACGATGGGGACTCCAGGCGTCGGACAGCGGCTGCCGCCCCGAGTGCCTGGGCTGCCACTGGTGGGGAACCTCCCCAGGCTGCTCGCGCAGCGCTTCGACTTCCTGGAGGAGGCACGGCGTCAGGCCGGCGAGCTCTTCCTCCTGGACCTGGGCCTCGGCAAGGCCGTCGCCCTGTGCCATCCCCGGCACGCCCAGCACGTCCTCGTGGATCGCGCGCGCAACTACACCAAGGGCGGTCCCATGTGGGACTCCATCCGGAGCTTTCTGGGCAATGGCCTGCCCGTGAGCGAGGGGGAGTTCTGGAAGCGTCAGCGGCGGATGATCCAGCCCGCGTTTCATCACCAGCGGCTCGTCTCGCTCATCGGGGAGATGGTCGAGGCCATCGATGCTTGCCTCGAGGAGGCGTGGGAGCCAGCAGCCAGAACGGGGGAACCCTTCGATGCCGCGAAGGCCTTCACCCGCGTGACGATGAACGTGCTGGTGCGCGCCCTCTTCGGCAGCGGTCTGGAGCCAAGGGAGACGGAGCAGGTGGCGCAGGCGTTCACCTACGTGAACGCCTACATGATGAAGGGGCTGGTGACGAACTCCCTTCCCCCGTGGGTCCCCGTTCCGGGCCGCGCCCGGTACCGCGAGGCCATTCGCACCATCGACGAGATTGTCTTCCAGGTTCTGGCTCGCGGGCGGCGGAGCGCCGATACGGGCGACAGCCTGATCTCCCTGCTGCTCCATGCGACGGATGAGGAGACCGGCAAGCAGATGACGGACGCGCAGCTGCGCGATGAGGCGGTGGCGCTCTTCGTCGCGGGGTACGAGACCACCGCCGCGAGCATGGCGTGGGCGTTCCACTTCCTCTCCGTGCAGCCTGAGACCGCACAGCGGCTCCATGCCGAGGTGGATGCGGTGCTCGGTTCGCGCAAGCCTGGGTTCGAAGACCTGCGGCAGCTGACCTACACGCGGGGCGTGCTTCAGGAGGCCCTGCGCATGTACCCACCCTCGTACTGGATCCCCCGCACCGCCGAGGAGGACGACGAGCTCGACGGCTACCGGATCCCCGCTGGCACTCAGATGGCGGTGCTCACCTACGTGCTGCACCACCACCCGGAGATCTGGGAATCACCCCAGCGCTTCGAGCCAGAGCGCTTCACTCCCGAGCGCTCCGCCGGGCGCCACAAGCACGCCTGGATTCCGTTCGGCTCGGGGCAACGGCAGTGCATCGGCAAGGAGTTCTCGCTCATGGAGGGCCAGCTCATCCTCGCCCGGGTGGCCCAGCGCTTCCAGGCCTCGGCCATTGCCGGGCGAATGCCTCAGGTGCAGCTTGGCGGCAGCCTCAACACCCGGAATGGCGTCTGGGTGCGGCTGAAGCAGCGCCAGGCGAGAGTATCCGTCCCGCTCGACTAG
- a CDS encoding cysteine hydrolase family protein produces MKPVYLPPIDAEGGAYRERSIEPRRTALLNIDMQNMEVSREIRDRARQPGTPESRKASYYERVERLVIPNQQRLQAAARKAGLEVIFTTIESLTRDGRDRSLDHKISRLHAPKGSWEGRVIDEVAPVGDEIIIPKTSSGIFNSTNIEYVLRNLGIEYLIVYGVLTDQCVESAIRDAADRGFMVTQIEDCCASYTPEQHEHSIHAMKGHYCRTRSTDEMIAELERLTTGAQVA; encoded by the coding sequence ATGAAGCCCGTGTACCTGCCTCCCATTGACGCCGAGGGTGGGGCCTACCGCGAGCGCTCCATCGAACCGCGCCGCACGGCACTGCTCAACATCGACATGCAGAACATGGAGGTGTCGCGGGAGATTCGCGACCGCGCCCGGCAGCCGGGGACTCCCGAGAGCCGCAAGGCCAGCTACTACGAGCGCGTCGAGCGCCTGGTCATCCCCAACCAGCAGCGCCTGCAGGCGGCGGCTCGCAAGGCGGGCCTCGAGGTCATCTTCACGACGATCGAGAGCCTGACGCGCGATGGGCGTGATCGCAGCCTCGATCATAAGATCTCCCGGCTGCACGCTCCCAAGGGCTCTTGGGAGGGGAGGGTGATCGACGAGGTAGCGCCCGTCGGAGACGAGATCATCATCCCCAAGACGTCCTCCGGCATCTTCAACTCGACCAACATCGAGTACGTGCTGCGCAACCTCGGCATCGAGTACCTGATCGTCTATGGGGTGCTGACGGACCAATGCGTCGAGTCCGCCATCCGAGACGCCGCGGACCGAGGTTTCATGGTCACGCAGATCGAGGACTGCTGCGCCAGCTATACGCCCGAGCAGCACGAGCACTCGATCCACGCGATGAAGGGCCACTACTGCCGGACCCGGAGCACCGACGAGATGATCGCGGAGTTGGAACGACTGACAACAGGCGCGCAGGTCGCCTGA
- a CDS encoding DUF1304 domain-containing protein yields the protein MMRILLNVLTGVIALLHLWFLTLEMFLWQTPLGLRTFQRTPEQARDAAVLAANQGLYNGFLAAGLIWSLLIGEVRWALRVRAFFLGCVLVAGIYGGVTAQRTILVVQALPALVALIVLVVHQRTVSREG from the coding sequence ATGATGAGAATCCTCCTCAACGTGCTCACGGGCGTGATTGCCCTGCTGCACCTCTGGTTCCTGACCCTGGAGATGTTCCTCTGGCAGACGCCCTTGGGGCTGAGGACCTTCCAACGCACGCCGGAGCAGGCTCGGGACGCGGCGGTACTGGCCGCCAATCAAGGTCTCTACAATGGCTTCCTCGCCGCCGGGCTGATCTGGAGCTTGCTCATTGGCGAGGTGCGCTGGGCCCTCCGTGTGCGCGCCTTCTTCCTGGGCTGCGTGCTCGTGGCTGGCATTTATGGAGGCGTGACGGCCCAGCGCACCATCCTGGTGGTGCAGGCGCTGCCAGCGCTCGTGGCCCTCATCGTTCTGGTGGTTCATCAGCGCACCGTCTCGCGGGAAGGCTGA
- a CDS encoding N-formylglutamate amidohydrolase: MTDPVPHRWLEPDESPSFSAHNLDGASPCVLLCDHASNRVPRRLAELGLPASELGRHIAWDLGAKGVALELSRLLDAPLLMSGYSRLVIDCNRPLAARGSIPETSDGTVITANQALPAEERAARAAALFHPYHDAIRALLDRRQAEARPTLLVSVHSFTDRFGGKSRPWHVGLAYHRDRQVGPALIRALRREPELCVGDNEPYAVSDDSDYSIPVHGERRGLPCTLIEMRQDLLGDEHAQHRWAQRLADALRAVLPEVLAPPARESAS, from the coding sequence ATGACCGATCCCGTGCCCCACCGCTGGCTGGAGCCAGACGAGTCCCCTTCCTTCAGCGCGCACAACCTCGACGGCGCATCCCCCTGCGTGCTGCTGTGTGATCATGCGAGCAACCGCGTCCCTCGGCGTCTGGCCGAGCTGGGGTTGCCTGCCTCGGAGCTCGGGCGCCACATCGCCTGGGATCTCGGCGCGAAAGGCGTGGCGCTCGAGCTGTCCCGGTTGCTCGATGCGCCGCTGCTCATGAGCGGCTACTCCCGGCTGGTCATCGACTGCAACCGCCCCCTGGCCGCGCGTGGCTCCATCCCCGAGACCAGTGACGGCACCGTCATCACCGCCAACCAGGCCCTGCCTGCCGAGGAGCGCGCCGCGCGCGCGGCGGCGCTCTTCCACCCGTACCATGATGCCATCCGCGCACTGCTCGACCGACGCCAGGCCGAGGCGCGTCCCACCCTGCTCGTCAGCGTCCACAGCTTCACCGATCGCTTCGGCGGCAAGAGCCGCCCCTGGCACGTGGGCCTCGCCTATCACCGAGACAGGCAGGTGGGTCCCGCCCTGATCCGCGCGCTCCGTCGCGAGCCTGAATTGTGCGTCGGCGACAACGAGCCCTATGCCGTCAGTGATGACTCCGACTACTCCATTCCCGTGCATGGGGAGCGTCGCGGCCTGCCCTGCACCCTGATCGAGATGCGCCAGGACCTTCTCGGCGACGAGCACGCCCAGCACCGCTGGGCCCAGCGGCTCGCGGACGCGCTGCGCGCGGTGCTTCCGGAAGTGTTGGCCCCTCCTGCCAGAGAGAGTGCCTCATGA
- a CDS encoding glutamine synthetase family protein — MITELKLTPGEPLLMLACNDLSGVTRGRAVPASERDAYLEKGVGWVPADQALTPFDVIADPNPWGSEGDLRLKPDPAAEVRVSLWPDATPLHYMLCDIVHTDGSAWDSCARTYLRRALAELESVAGLRLKVAFEHEFMLVDQAPPGPAFSLRALRAEDALGSQIIAALYQAQQQPEMFLPEYGAGQFEVLCRPAEALAAADRAVFVRDICREVAARLGKRITFAPKLNPQGVGNGVHIHFSLWNREGQPVSYEAKGPGGLSTVAGRFAAGVLAHLPALCALTAPSVASYLRLMPHHWSAAYTCLGYRNREAAVRICPVEDRPGVDVSRQFNLEYRPADATACPYIALGALVYAGLDGIRRELAVPPLVNGDPSELTEAERERVGARRLPASLPEALSALEADATLSNSFSRDLLACYLSLKRTELKAVAGLEPAALCRRYADVY; from the coding sequence ATGATCACCGAGCTCAAGCTCACCCCCGGCGAGCCCTTGCTCATGCTGGCGTGCAACGATCTCAGCGGAGTCACCCGAGGTCGCGCGGTTCCAGCCTCCGAGCGTGACGCCTATCTGGAGAAGGGGGTGGGCTGGGTGCCAGCGGATCAGGCGCTCACGCCCTTCGACGTCATCGCCGACCCGAACCCCTGGGGCTCGGAGGGGGACCTGCGCCTCAAGCCCGACCCTGCCGCGGAGGTCCGGGTCTCGCTGTGGCCGGATGCCACCCCGCTGCACTACATGCTGTGCGACATCGTCCACACGGACGGCTCCGCCTGGGACTCGTGCGCACGGACCTACCTGCGGCGAGCGCTCGCGGAGCTGGAGTCCGTGGCGGGGCTCAGGCTCAAGGTCGCCTTCGAGCACGAGTTCATGCTGGTGGACCAGGCGCCTCCTGGGCCGGCGTTCTCCCTGCGTGCGCTGAGGGCAGAGGATGCGCTGGGCAGCCAGATCATCGCGGCGCTTTACCAGGCCCAGCAACAACCCGAGATGTTCCTGCCCGAGTACGGGGCGGGCCAGTTCGAGGTGCTGTGCCGCCCAGCCGAGGCCCTCGCGGCAGCGGACCGGGCTGTCTTCGTGCGCGACATCTGCCGCGAGGTCGCCGCACGCCTGGGCAAGCGCATTACCTTTGCCCCCAAGCTCAACCCCCAGGGGGTGGGTAACGGCGTGCATATCCACTTCAGTCTGTGGAACCGGGAAGGCCAGCCGGTGAGCTACGAGGCGAAGGGGCCTGGTGGACTGAGCACGGTGGCGGGCCGCTTCGCCGCGGGTGTGCTGGCGCACTTGCCTGCGCTGTGCGCGCTGACCGCGCCGAGTGTTGCCTCCTACCTGCGCCTGATGCCGCACCACTGGAGCGCGGCGTACACGTGCCTGGGCTACCGCAACCGGGAGGCCGCGGTGCGCATCTGCCCGGTGGAGGATCGTCCGGGCGTCGATGTGTCACGCCAGTTCAACCTGGAGTACCGGCCGGCGGATGCGACCGCCTGCCCGTACATCGCGCTGGGGGCCCTGGTGTACGCGGGGCTGGATGGGATTCGACGCGAGCTGGCGGTGCCCCCGCTCGTCAACGGCGATCCCTCTGAGCTGACCGAGGCCGAGCGCGAGCGCGTGGGTGCCCGTCGGCTGCCCGCCTCGCTGCCCGAGGCGCTCTCGGCCCTGGAGGCTGATGCGACGCTGAGCAACAGCTTCTCCAGGGATCTGCTGGCCTGCTACCTGTCGCTCAAGCGCACCGAGCTGAAGGCCGTGGCGGGGCTGGAGCCCGCGGCGCTCTGTCGGCGCTACGCTGACGTCTATTGA